The Magnetococcus marinus MC-1 genome contains the following window.
GTTGAGCAGCAGCGAGCCGGAACCGCAGGCGAAGTCGAGCACGCAACTGAGCTTTCTCTTTTTGCCGGTGGCGGGCTCCTGGCTGTCCAGGGTGACGATGCGCGAGAGGATGGTGGAGAGGGATTGCGGGGTGTAGAACTCCCCGGCTTTCTTGCCGGAACCGGCGGCAAACTGGCCGATCAGATACTCGTAGGCGTCGCCGAGGATGTCGCTGTCGGTGGAGAACTGGGCGATCCCCTCGGCGACCTTGGTGATGATGGCGCAGAGCTTCTTATTACGGTCAACCGGTGTCCTGCCCAGCTTTTCCGAATGGAGGTTGAGCTCGGAAAAGAGGCCCTGGAAGGCGCTGGCAAAGGATTCATTTTCGATATATTTGAATCCCCGTTGCAGGGTTTGCAACAGCTCGGCGTCCTGAGTACGGGCGCGCTCGTAGATACTGCTCCAGAGGTAGTCGGGGTGGATTACATAGTGCATCTTACGGCGCATCTGCTTTTCGAGGTCGGGGATGTCCTCGGTATTCGCTGCGTACCAGACCGCCAGCGGCGTGCGGCGGTCGTCCTCTTGCAGCTTGGGGTAGTCCGGGCCCAACTCTTTCTTAGCGGCGGCCTCGTAGTTGTCGGAGAGGTAGCGCAGGAACAAAAACGAGAGCATGTAGTCGCGGAAGTCGTCGGCGTTCATGGCGCCGCGCAGGTCGTCGGCGATGGCCCACAGGGTCTTGCCCAGTTGGCTGAGTTCTTCTTTGGTCATGGGGTTACGCTCTCTTGTGGCGGTTCCGGGAACAGTTCCGGGTTGAAGCGGTAGTTGTTCATGAAGTCCCGCAGGATCTTGCGAAAGTATTCCTTGTTTTCCGGCATCATCTCCTGGGGCTCAAAGAGGGAATAATTCCCGTGGCTGAACAACTGAATCATGCGCTCACGGAGTATGCCATCCTCATCATCGCTGAACTGCTGGATACAGGCGGAAAAGTGCTGAAAGCCGTGAAAAGTGGCTGTTTTTTCCAAAATATTCCGAAGGATATTGAAGTGGTATGTGAAAATTTGGCCAGACTCCACCACAGCATTCAATTCCTTGAGTAGCGCGATATGGTGGAAACGCGGAGTCTTGCCGGTATTCTTCAATAGAAATTGCCCGTCTTCCTTGCTCAGGAAGTATTGGGCAGGCTTCAACTCGTTACCCATAACATTGAAAAACAGATGATGGTGGGTCGAGATCACCGTTCGGATTTGCCCGTCGGATTTCTTAAGCAGTTGCGCCAGATGGCTGGCCACGGCGATGGCGTTGTTATCATCCAGTGAGGAGATGGGGTCATCAATATAGAGGTACTTGACCCAGCGGTAGGACTCCTGCCCATCCACCGCCAACTGGGCGACGGCGAGGAAGAAGCACCAGACGAAGATATTTTCCTCTCCGCGTGACACCTTGATGGGTATGGGCGCGCCATCAGCGTCTTTTTCGCGGAAGAAGGTGATTTCGGAGGTGGCGTAGTCGATCAGAAAGTCGATGTCCGCGTAACGGGCCAGCAGCGGACGGATGCGGCTCTCCATCTCCAACTCTTGCAGGCCATCGAAGAAGCGCGAGTCGGTATGCATGCGCAGCACGCGCCGGTCGTTGTCCCAGTGGAACAGGTCTTCGGTGAAGGCGTTGAAATAGAGGGTGTCGCGGGTAGTCACCTCGTTGCCCTCATCGTCTTCGACGGTTTCCTTACCCATGTCCTTGAAGGCCATGGAGAGGCGCGTCTTGCCGGTGCCGTTGAAGGCAAACAGCAGGACATACTTCTTATCCAGCCGCTCGCGCAGATGCCGGGCCAGTGCGTCCAGGCTGGCAAAGGTTTGGGGGGCGTTCATGATGCTCTCCCTTTGCGATTTTTGATCCTGCGCTCCAACGCTTTCAGCTCGGCCTCGTCCTGAGCATCCGCCGCTTGCGCCTCCTGGGCTTTGCGCTGCTGGTCGTAATCCTGAAACTGTTTATCGACCTGCTGTTCCATGCGTTCATGGCTGATGGAACCGGCGTTGCTCAACAGGGGAAAGCCGTTGTTGGTGATGATCAGCCCCACGTTATCCCGCCAGAAGGCCATGGAGGTCTGAGTCTGGCGCTTGGCGCGCAGCTCGGCGGTTTCCAGAAAGATGACCACCAGCCGGTTTAGGGTATCGATCTCGTCTTCGGTCAGATAGTTCTTGGCCACCAGAATATCCTGTTTGCGCACCCTCGCGCCTTTCCAGTTGAGCAGGCCAAAATGGGGGTCGGCGGGATTGGCGCGGGCGCTGACCAGTTCGGCGGCGGTCTGCCCGGTGACGGCATGGAGCAACAGATTCTGCACGGTGGCGAAGAACTGCTGGGCGGCGCGGTCGCTCTTGTCGTAGTCGCTGGAGAGGGCGAACAGATCGCGCACCTTCTGATAAAAGCGCTTTTCCGAAGCGCGGATATCGCGGATGCGCGCCAGCATCTCGTCGAAATAATCGGGGCGGCCATCGGGGTTCTTCAGCCGCTCGTCGTCCATGACGAAGCCCTTCTTCAGGTATTCGCCGAGCACGGTGGAGGCCCAGCGGCGGAACTGCGCGCCACGGGGTGAACGCACCCGGTAGCCCACCGCCAGAATGGCGTCCAGGTTGTAGTGCGCGATCCGATAGTTCTTGCCATCGGCGGCAGTTGTCAACCAATGGTTGACAACTGCTTCCGCGCTCAATTCCGCCTCGGCAAAAATGGCCTTCAGGTGCTTGGCGATATTCTGCTTGCTGGTCTGAAAAAGCTCCGCCATCTCCAATTGCGTCAGCCAAACGGTTTGACCGTCGGCCCGCAGTTGGATCCGGCTCTGGCCATCCTCCGTGGTGTAGAGGATCAGGCCGCTCATGCCTCCACCGCCTCCGGGCTGGGGAAGAGTTGCTGCATCAGCCCATTTTTGTGGGTCTTGAGTGAATCGAGCTTTTCGGTGTGGGCGGCAATCATCCCATCAAGGGAGACGAGGCAGTCGGCGATTTTTTGTTGCTCAGGTAAGGAGGGCGCCGTTATCGTCATTTCTTTAAAATAGGCAGCCCCAATCGTCTTGATAGCATTCCCTACCGCAATAGATTCAAAAGTGGCCTTCAGTTTTTGCAGGAGATAGTAAAAAAACCAATTCGAGAGCATGTTTTCATAGCATTGCCAAGCCATGAAATGCTGACTTACCGCCATTGGTGAATAAAGAACCGCGCTTTTCCCAACCCCAGCATCTCGACTAAGAATCACCGTCCCCGCAGGATATAGGACGGCTGATGAGTTATTAATACCATCGTCAGAAATCTCGACTTTAGTATCATAAATATATCCATCATCCAGCTTATTGGAATCAGCAAGAGATACCCACTTTATTCCGCCATTGTAATAGCTCGGGAACTTTTTGTTAGGCGTATGCCCCGAGCCTCTTTTTGCCATATTCTCAAGCCTATGCTCTGTCCACTCCCCGGCCTCCTGAAACTCGGGAAAGCGCAGCCGAGGGACGGTTTTGCCCTCGCGGGGGAAGAGTTGCTGTATCAGCCCTTTTTTGTGGGTCTTGAGGGCGTCGATTTTGTCCGCCTGGGCGGCGATCAGGGCGTCGAGGGAGGAGAGGCAATCGGCGATTTTTTGTTGTTCAGTTAAAGGCGGGCGATAAATTTCAAGCGGCTCTAGCTCAACATAGTATAGATTTTTAACATTTTGCCCCTCCACAACCTTCGAAAATTGCCTGTACAACCTTCTGAAGTAATATGTATAGAACAACGGATTTTGCGCTGTCTCAAACACGCTTATCATTTCACCAATTGCGATATCCCCCAATGGTAGGTAGCAACAACACTTACCAAAATCCTCGGTTTTCTCGCCAACTCGAGGGACAAGGATTTCCCCGCCTTTGCTAAACCGCAATTTACCAGGATCTATATTGGTGCGCGAATATGTTTCAGTGATAATAGGCCCAAACTTAGTATATAGCTCACCGTATCTTACGCATGGAGTTGGAGCATCTTCTTCCAAAGACCACTTAGGAGCGCTTTTGCCATAATAAAATTTTCCAATTTCTCCAATTGTCGTTTTCTCCCACTCCCCAGCATCCCGAAACTCGGGAAACCGCAACCGGGGTACAAGCGCCTTCTTCTCGTCTTTCATAGCCTTACTCATAAGCCGCCAACCCCGATATATCACGCCCACCGGCCTGCTTTCTCAAAAACAGCACCAGCTCTTCCTCGGCCTTGCTGCTCATTTGTCCTCCAACCCATCCGGATTTTTCAGTGCCTTTTTTTCAGCCGATGCCAGGCGGCGCTCGACCTTTTTCACGTCTTCGGCAGGCGACAGGCTTTCGGGGCGGATGCCCCGATCCAGCAGGGTCTGGCGCACCGCCTCGTTATTGGTGACATGCTCTCCTGAGATCTGCCGCTCGCTGCGCATGTTGTGTTCGCGGGCATTGTGGATGGTAATCTCAGTGGCGAAGTCCTTGGCCTTGAGGATGATGGTGGGGGCGAAGTCGGCCAGCGGGCGATTGTCCGGCACCCGCCATTGCGCCTTCATCGCCTTGGTGTTTTTGCCGAATAGCGCCGTATCGCCCTTGCTGTGGATCAGGGCAAAATTCTGATTCCCGCCGGCCTGCTCAAAAATGACATCGGAGAGCTCTTTCTCCGTGGTGGAGAGCTTCTTGCGGGCGGAGACTCGTTCCGCCTCCAGCAGGCGCTGCTCGATGAGCTCCGCCTTGCGGGTCTGCATGGCGAAGTAGGTTTGGGCGAAGGCGATGGGCTGCTTGGCCGAATCGCCGTTCTGGGCGGTCAGGTAACAGGCGTAACGGGTCAGCATGATGTCGCTGATCTCCCGCTGGCTGCCGGAGCCAAGCTCGACCATTTTCCCGACATCGGCAAAATGGTCGGCGATGTCGTGGCCCGTGACCTCGCAGGCGGTCTTCGCCTTGGAAATAACGTTGAGGAAGTTTTCCCACTTGGTATAGCCTAGCAAGTGCTGTAGATCGCGCGCCAGCCAGTATTCCACTCCGTTTTCGGTCTCCTGGGCATGGCCCTCGAAGCTCTCCGTCAAGGTGTGAACCAGTTCATGTTTCATCGATCGCTCTCTCCTGGTTACTCATAAGCCGCCAACCCCGATATCTCCCGCCCGCCGGCCTGTTTCTTCAACAATGGGACCAACTCCTCCATCAACGCCAGCTCGGCCTTGCTGCGATCCTTCCAGCCCAGTTCCAGCGGCGCGAAGAGGTCGTTTAGCTGCTCGCCATCGAAGATCATGCGGTCCAGAATGCCCACGACCAAGCCTTGCAGGGCGTCGCGTTCCAGCCCGTGCCGTTGGGCCAGCGCGGCCAGTTCCCCTTCGGCCTTGTGCGCCTTGAAGCTCTGGTAGCCATCGCGAATGGCCTCTACACTCCGCCCTTGGCCCTCTTCCAGGGTTTTGATGTAGGCGGTGATCTCCTCGCGCTCCGCCATCAGGTTGCTGTTGGTGGCGAGCAGGTTGATGATTTGGTCGCGGCTCATGCTCTGCTTGCCTGGTAGCTGCTGGGTAAAGCGGGAGACCAAGCCCATGATGTAGTCGTAGTCGATCATGGCCGAGGAGAAGAGCACAAACTCAAAATCGAGCTGCTCGATGGCATCCTTGGCTTCGCTGGCCTCTATGCCGCTCTTGCCCTGCTGCGCCTTGAGGCGCTGGGCGGTCTCCAGGTACATGCCCTTAAAGCCACGCAATTGCTCGGCTGGCAGGTACTGCTCGATCTGCTGTTTTTGCGCGTCGCTCAGGTCGGTGTATTGGTCAAGCTGGGTCTTGAGGCGCTGCACCTCCTTGAAACAGTTAATGAACTCGGCACGGGCGACATCGCCCTTGAGGTCGTTGACCGCAGCGGGGGTGCAGGGCTGGCCCTGGGCCTGCATAAACGCTTCCAATCGCTTTACGGCGCTATCGAGCTTGTCGATGACCTTGGGGGCCGGGTCCACCAGCCAGATTTCACGGGAGCGGGTGACATCTTCACCAGAGAAGAGGGCGATGGCCTCGTCAACGGCCCCTTTCTGAGCGCGAAAATCGAGAATATTGCCGTAGGGCTTGGTGTCGTTGAGCATCCGGTTGGTGCGCGAGAGAGCTTGAATCAAACCATGGTGCTTGAGGTTCTTGTCCACATACAGGGTATTGAGGTACTGGGCGTCAAAACCGGTGAGCAGCATATCCACCACAATGGTGAGGTCGATCTTGTTTTTGCGCAGGAAGTCGCTGTTGGGGTACTTCTGATCCTTGATGCGCAGTTGCACATCCTGATAGTAAAGATCAAACTCGCCAAGCTTATGGTTGGTACCATATTGGGTGTTGTAGTCGGCAATGATCTGTTGCAGCGCGGCCTTTTTCCGCTCCGGCTCCTGCTGGTTGTCGTCCTTCTCCTGGGGCAGGTCTTCTTGTAGCTGTTTGACATCCTTGTTGCCCTCCGCCGGGGGCGAGAAGACGCAGGCAATGTGAAGCGGGATGAAGTCGGGGTCTTCCTCCCGGCGCTCGGCCTGGGCTTGCTTGAACAGCTCATAATAATTAATGGCGTCGTTGATGGAGGCGGTGGCCAGGAGGGCGTTAAAGCGGCGGTGATCGGTGGCGGCGTCGTGCTTCTTCAGGATGGTATCCACCACGAGGCGCTGGGTTTCGGGCCGGGTGAGACTGGTGGTGTTAGCTTTGGCCTTATCGCCTGCGGGTGATGCAGCCTCGGGCTTAAAGTAGTCGATGTGAAAACGCAGCACGTTGCGGTCATCAATGGCGTGGGTGATGGTGTAGGCGTGCAGACGTTTTTCAAAGATCTCCTCGGTGGTCTTGTGGGAGGCAAGTTCACCATCGACCTGGGTATAGCTGGCGTTCTGCTCAAAGATGGGCGTGCCGGTAAAGCCGAACAGTTGCGCCTTGGGGAAGAATTCCTTGATGGCCTTGTGGTTCTCGCCAAACTGGGAGCGGTGGCATTCGTCGAAGATGATGATGATGCGCTGGTCGCGTAGCGGAGCAAGCCGCTCCTTAAAGGTGGGCTTGCCCTTCTCCTTGTATTGCTGAGCCTTATTGCCGGTTTCATCCAGGGCCAGGCCGAGCTTCTGGATGGTGGTGACGATCACCTTGTGGGCGTAGTCCTCCGAGAGCAGACGGCGCACCAGGGTTTCGGTGTTGGTGTTCTCCTCGACGCAACCTTCCTGAAACCTGTTGAATTCGATGCGGGTCTGGCGGTCCAGGTCTTTGCGGTCCACCACGAAGAGACATTTCTCGATGTCCAGGTTGTCCTTGAGCAGGGTAGAGGCCTTGAAGGAGGTAAGGGTCTTCCCGCTGCCGGTGGTGTGCCAGATGTAGCCGTTGCCCCGGTTCTGGTGGATACAGTCGACAATGGCCTGGACCGCATAGATCTGGTAGGGGCGCATGATCAGCAGCTTCTGCTCGCTGACGACCAGCACCATGTAGCGACTGATCATCTGCCCCAGGGTACACTTGGCCAGAAATTTCTCAGCAAAGTCGTCTAGGTGGCACACTTTGCGGTTGTCTTTATCGGCCCATTGGTAGATGGGCAAAAAACGCTCTTCGGCGTTGAAGGCAAAGTGCTGGTTGTGGTTGTTGGTGAAGTACCAAGTGTCATCGCGGTTACTGACGATAAAAAGCTGCATAAAACAGAGCAGCGTGTTGGCGTAGCCGGTGCCGGAGTCGTTGCGGTACTCGATAATCTGCTCCATAGCCCGGCGTGGGTTGATGCCGAGGCTCTTCAGCTCAATTTGCACCAGCGGCAGGCCGTTGATGAGCAGGATCACGTCATAGCGGTGGTGACTGTTGTCGGTGTTAATACGTAGCTGATGGATGACCTCGAACTCGTTTTTGCACCAATCCTTAAGGTTGACCAACATGTAGTCCAGCGGGGTGCCGTCTTCACGTTCGATATAGCCATACTCGCGTAGGGTTTTGGCGGCCTGGAAAACATCGGCGGTGATGATCTCATCACGCAGCCGGGTGAACTCGGCATCGGTCAGACGGACACGGTTGAGCGCGTTAAATTTCTCGCGAAAATTATTCTCAAGGGAGGCTCGATCACGAATATCCTTGCGAAAGCTGTATTTGAGCTCTCCTAGCTTAGTAATAAAATCTTGTTCTATTTGTTGTTCGGTCATTGAGTCTATTCCAATCATGCGACAGGCTGCTGTCTGTTTTTGACAAAATAGGCACAGGGCACCGCTTATTCATGATGGTATGATGGATAAAAAAAAGCGGCCTTTAAGGGATTGGGCCAGCGTACCGAAACACCCAACGCGTCAGACTATCTTGAAACATGCCAAGACGCAACGCTGCCCAACCTCCTTGACGCCACTGTAAACAGGACGCTGGCTCAACCATGCCTCGGAAAACGGGCTTAGGCGCCGCTCTACCAGCAGACATAAAAACGGGCTAAAGGGTACTTGCCCCTTCAGCCCGAAAACCAACAACCCCCGCAGGGGGATTCCTTAAAAAAATGCGCAGGGGTTAAACCCTGTAAAAAAACCGCCGTTGAGACGCCGTAAAGATGGCCGTGACGCCTAACAAGCCTGACGGAAAGGAATGCCAATATCCCCGATCAAGGCCCCCTCCAGGCTCAGCAGGGTGCGCTTGGTGTGCAAACCACCATGACCACTGTAACCCCCCAACTCCTTGGCACCCACCACCCGGTGACAAGGAATCACCACCGGGATAGGGTTCTGCCCCGCCGCCACACCCACCGCCCGCGCCGAGCTGTTTAATCGCTTGGCTAACTCACCATAGGTAATGGTCTGACCAGGGCCAACCCGGCTAATCTCACGCCATACTTTTTGCTGAAATACCGTACCCGCTGGGCGTACCGGAAAATCCACCCCACGGGGTGCCCGGCGGAAATGGTCATCCAACCAATGGGTAATACGACGACACAATGCCGCATCCTCCAGCGGTTCTGCCATGGAGTCCGGTAAAGACCAAGAGAGTGCAACCAAGGCACCCTGACGAATCTCCAGCCATAGCATGCCTACTTGCGAATCATAAGGCAAAAAAGACATAGGATCTCCTCCCAGGTACTACCCCCTAAAGGCCAGGGGTTAAGGGTCCAAATGGACAAGGCGCTATGCAGTTGACCCAATGTGTGTCAAGGATCTAAATGCACTATATCCAGTAAGATCGGAAAAAGATATTGAATTCCAAAGAAAAAAAATTGTCTCAACGCATTTTAGGGGATATTGGGCAGTAAAAAAGCGTAGTTAACACGCCCATAAGCATAGCGAGGTGTGTGTATTGAAAAGGTTTAATTATTTGAATTAGCAAACAAAAAGCCCAGCACCTAAGCGTGCTGGGCTTTTTAATGCGTCGGTTAAGGCGCAGGTACTATTTTTACTGGTCTTGCATACCATATTTACGGCGGAAGCGCTCAACACGACCGGCGGTATCCACCAACTTATGCTTACCGGTATAAAACGGATGACACTCTGAGCAGATACCCAGGGTGAGGTCGCCGGCTGTGGAGCGGGTCTTGATTTCGTTAGAGCAGCTGGCACACGTAAAAGTGGCCTCTTCATACTTGGGGTGGATGCCTTCTTTCATGGTGCTTCGTCCTTGCTGGCTCGGCGGCTCTGTTCTTGGGTTTACATGTCCATACCCGTTGGCCTCCATGACCATCGGGCTATATTAACGGATTGAAAGCAAAGCACCTTTTAACCTTAAATCACACGCTTGGTTATGGGGTGTGCCGCCTTCTTTGCCTCCATTATCCGTTCATGCTTTCGAAAAATTCGCTATTATCCTTGGTTGCACGCAATTTGTCCAGTAGGAAACTCATCGAATCCAAAGGACCCATGGGTAACAGGATGCGGCGCAACACCCACAGCTTGGAAAGCTCATCGCGTTCGGTGAGCAACTCTTCCTTACGGGTGCCCGATTTGGCAATATCAATGGCTGGGAAGGTGCGCTTTTCAACCAACTTGCGGTCCAGGTGGACCTCCATATTACCGGTACCCTTGAACTCTTCAAAGATCACTTCATCCATACGCGAACCGGTATCTACCAAGGCGGTGGCAAGAATGGTCAGCGAGCCGCCCTCTTCCACATTACGCGCCGCCCCAAAGAAACGCTTGGGACGCTGCAAGGCGTTGGCATCAATACCCCCAGAGAGCACCTTGCCCGAGGAGGGAGCCACCGTGTTATAGGCACGGGCCAGACGGGTAATGGAGTCCAGCAAAATAACCACATCGCGCTTATGTTCCACCAGACGCTTGGCCTTTTCCAGCACCATCTCGGCAACCTGCACGTGACGGGTGGCCGGTTCGTCAAAGGTCGAAGAGACCACCTCACCCTTGACCGAGCGCTTCATGTCCGTCACCTCCTCGGGGCGCTCGTCGATAAGCAGCACCAGCAGTACGGTGTCGGGATGATTTTCCGCAATAGAGTGGGCAATCTTCTGCATCAGCATGGTCTTGCCGGTGCGTGGCTGGGCCACAATCAGACCGCGCTGACCCTTGCCAATGGGTACGATCAGATCCATCACCCGGGCCTCAAGATTGCTCGACTCGTCGGCGATCTCCATCTTGAGGCGCTCATCGGGATAGAGCGGGGTGAGGTTATCAAAGAGAATTTTATTCCGCGCCTTCAAGGGGTCTTCATAGTTAATGCGCTCAACCCGTAGCAGGGCAAAGTAGCGCTCACTCTCTTTCGGGGCGCGAATCTGCCCCTCCACCACATCACCGGTGCGCAAGCCAAAGCGGCGGATCTGGGAGGGGGAGACATAGATATCATCGGGACCCGGCAGATAGTTGGTGTCTGGCGCACGCAGAAAACCAAAGCCATCCTGCAAGACCTCCAGAACCCCCTCTCCGTAGATCTGACCGTTATTTTCACTTTCGGTCTTCAGCAGGGCGTAGATGAGCTCCTGTCGACGCATGCCGCTGTAGTTTTCAATTTTCCGTTCCTCTGCGATTTCGGAGAGTTGGGAAGCATTCATTGCTTTTAGGTCTTTGAGATTCATGAGAGTACACATAGGTGGTCTGGAGAAAGGAAGATTAGATTAGCGAACGCGGGACACCGTGCCATTTGGGCACCTGTGCGCACATCCTAACTGTGCCGAACCTCATCAAGGGACGATGTTCAAGATCCATTGTGATTGTTGGGCGCGTCGCACTGGCGAACGGTCCCAAGGTTTACGCACCAAAAAAGCCCGCTCTTGCGGATTTTTAGGTGATTTTTGTAGGCCGGGGAAACGATACTGAGACCTCAGTCGTGTCGGATTCCAGCAAAAACTACTTTTACTTCACCGGAAAGTCAAACGAAAAACAGCATGAATCATGAAATTTCAGACATACAGCCACATTTGCCCAAACTGACCAGCCAACCGGGTTTGGGGGGGCAACTGAAACAACAACCGGAAGATTTTTTGGTCGAGGAGCTACGTCCCAACCCCTTGAGTGGCGAGGGTGAACACTGGATTGTGCGCATTATCAAACGAGATTTGACCACCGATCAGGTGGCGGCTTGGTTGGCGAAACGGTTTGCAGTGCCCCAAAAGGATGTGGGGTTTGCTGGGCAAAAGGATCGTCAGGCGGTGACCATACAGGACTTTTCGGTCTATCTGCCGGGGCAGGCCCCGCCGCAGGGGTGGGCGGATGATCCCTTGCCGGGCATAACCATCCACTCTGTGGGGCGAGATCGGCGCAAGATTAAGCCGGGCATGCTCAGCGGCAACCGTTTTGTGATCCGACTACGGGGCTGCGATGGTGCCCTGAGTGCAAGCCAGCGGCAGCAGCTGGCCGATGCGACCCAGGCGCGTCTATTGCGCTATGGTGCGCCCAACTATTTTGGTCCCCAGCGCTTTGGTCGAGATGGGGATAACTGGCAGGCGGGTTTAAAGCTGTTGCGTGCGGGCCGCAAGCGGCGTAAGGGCAACCGTAATACCGAGGCCTTGCAGATCTCAGCGGTGCGTTCCGAGCTGTTTAATCGGGTGGTCACGGCCCGTTTGCAACAGGGGCTGTTTAACACCCTGTTGCTGGGGGATGTGGTGCAGTTGGCGGGGCGTACAGCGGCCTTTCGGGTAGAGGATTTAGCGGCTGAGCAGCCCCGCTTTGATGCGGTGCAGATTCACCCTACCGGTCCTCTGTTTGGTCGAGACATGTTGGCCCCCACCGGTCAGGCCGCAGAGATTGAGGCGGCCATTGCCCAAGCCGAGCCAGAGGCGATTGAGCTGCTGGAGCAGTTTGATATGCAAGGGGTACGTAAGTCTCTGCGACTTATACCCGGAGAGCTGAGCCACCACTGGGAGCAGGCCGACCTGATTGTCACCTTTACCCTGCCACGGGGCTGTTTTGCCACCAGTATTATGCGGGAGTATATGTAACCCATGATGCAGCCCTGGCCGAGGGCCAGGGCTGCTGGTTTACGTTACCAATATTTTTCGGCGTGCAGGTTGCCCGGCTCTTTTTTGCTGCCGGCATCATACCCGCACTGTTCCACGAAATATTTCTCGGTAAACTCGATCATGCCGGGGTTGCCACACAGAAAAATATGGGTATGCGCAGGATCGACAGGGAACCCACAGGCCTCTTCCAACGCCTTTTTGTTCTCGACCCAGACATTCAAGCGGCCTGTGCGGCCCGACCAA
Protein-coding sequences here:
- the rho gene encoding transcription termination factor Rho — protein: MNLKDLKAMNASQLSEIAEERKIENYSGMRRQELIYALLKTESENNGQIYGEGVLEVLQDGFGFLRAPDTNYLPGPDDIYVSPSQIRRFGLRTGDVVEGQIRAPKESERYFALLRVERINYEDPLKARNKILFDNLTPLYPDERLKMEIADESSNLEARVMDLIVPIGKGQRGLIVAQPRTGKTMLMQKIAHSIAENHPDTVLLVLLIDERPEEVTDMKRSVKGEVVSSTFDEPATRHVQVAEMVLEKAKRLVEHKRDVVILLDSITRLARAYNTVAPSSGKVLSGGIDANALQRPKRFFGAARNVEEGGSLTILATALVDTGSRMDEVIFEEFKGTGNMEVHLDRKLVEKRTFPAIDIAKSGTRKEELLTERDELSKLWVLRRILLPMGPLDSMSFLLDKLRATKDNSEFFESMNG
- the truD gene encoding tRNA pseudouridine(13) synthase TruD, which produces MNHEISDIQPHLPKLTSQPGLGGQLKQQPEDFLVEELRPNPLSGEGEHWIVRIIKRDLTTDQVAAWLAKRFAVPQKDVGFAGQKDRQAVTIQDFSVYLPGQAPPQGWADDPLPGITIHSVGRDRRKIKPGMLSGNRFVIRLRGCDGALSASQRQQLADATQARLLRYGAPNYFGPQRFGRDGDNWQAGLKLLRAGRKRRKGNRNTEALQISAVRSELFNRVVTARLQQGLFNTLLLGDVVQLAGRTAAFRVEDLAAEQPRFDAVQIHPTGPLFGRDMLAPTGQAAEIEAAIAQAEPEAIELLEQFDMQGVRKSLRLIPGELSHHWEQADLIVTFTLPRGCFATSIMREYM